One segment of Sphingomonas morindae DNA contains the following:
- a CDS encoding glutathione S-transferase family protein has protein sequence MAIQVYGDPGSGSLRRVITAASIMGIELERVPVDLFKGESQTSDFKSRFNPHGLTPVMVDGDTILYESSAINIYLAEKVGSDLLGTTPAERYQVLQWMFWSGEQWRVFATLVFDERIGKRFVGQAEDARIVELAFGKIHAAAAVLDAHLADRRFIAGDRLTLADLDIAGPFSQSARTKLPLTDYPNLVAWQQRLLDTVPAWAETKREVDARIDGALAGAGIVL, from the coding sequence ATGGCGATACAGGTTTACGGCGATCCGGGATCGGGAAGTCTGCGCCGGGTCATCACGGCGGCGTCGATCATGGGCATCGAACTCGAGCGCGTGCCAGTGGATCTGTTCAAAGGCGAGAGCCAGACCAGCGACTTCAAGTCCCGGTTCAACCCGCATGGGCTGACGCCGGTGATGGTCGACGGGGACACCATCCTCTACGAATCCTCGGCCATCAACATCTATCTGGCGGAGAAGGTCGGATCAGACCTGCTCGGCACCACGCCGGCCGAGCGGTATCAGGTGTTGCAGTGGATGTTCTGGTCGGGCGAGCAATGGCGGGTGTTCGCCACGCTGGTGTTCGATGAACGGATCGGCAAGCGCTTCGTCGGCCAGGCTGAGGATGCGCGCATCGTGGAGCTGGCCTTCGGCAAGATCCACGCCGCCGCCGCAGTGCTGGACGCGCATCTGGCGGACCGGCGCTTCATCGCCGGTGACCGGCTGACCTTGGCGGATCTCGATATTGCAGGGCCATTCTCGCAGAGCGCGCGCACGAAGCTCCCGCTCACGGACTATCCCAATCTCGTCGCCTGGCAGCAGCGGTTGCTCGATACCGTGCCGGCCTGGGCGGAGACAAAGCGCGAGGTGGATGCGCGGATCGACGGTGCGCTGGCGGGCGCGGGGATCGTGCTGTGA
- a CDS encoding LysR family transcriptional regulator, producing MLKLDGLEAFVTVVEAGSISAAARRLGCAKSVVSDRLAELERTIGAQLVQRTTRSLALTGDGDALLVRARSILRDVADAEAEVAERRGALAGPLRIAGPISFGALHLGPAIYGFLATHPGIQLTLDLDDRFVDAAADGYDAVIRHGPITDGRLIVKHLASSRRILVASPAYLARRGTPKTVADLAQACAILYTNREADWRFPAPGGDTILRPLACLRVNNGLLMRDAALAGLGITLLPTFFVHRELANGSLVNVDVGAEAEGATIHLAYPANRSPSAKLGALVAWLRTAFGSPAYWDASAE from the coding sequence ATGCTCAAGCTCGACGGATTGGAAGCGTTCGTCACCGTGGTGGAGGCGGGATCGATCAGCGCCGCGGCGCGGCGGCTCGGCTGCGCCAAATCGGTCGTCAGCGATCGGCTGGCCGAGCTGGAACGGACCATCGGCGCGCAACTGGTGCAGCGCACGACGCGCAGCCTCGCGCTGACCGGCGATGGCGATGCGCTGCTGGTCCGCGCCCGGTCGATCCTGCGCGACGTCGCCGACGCCGAGGCGGAGGTGGCGGAGCGGCGCGGTGCGCTGGCCGGGCCGCTCCGCATCGCCGGCCCGATCAGCTTCGGCGCGCTGCACCTCGGGCCGGCGATTTACGGCTTTCTGGCGACGCATCCCGGGATTCAGCTGACGCTCGATCTTGACGACCGGTTCGTCGATGCCGCCGCCGACGGCTATGATGCCGTGATCCGGCACGGGCCGATCACCGACGGGCGGCTGATCGTCAAGCATCTCGCCTCCAGCCGCCGCATTCTCGTGGCTTCGCCCGCCTATCTGGCGCGGCGCGGTACGCCCAAGACCGTGGCGGACCTCGCCCAGGCCTGTGCCATTCTCTACACCAATCGCGAGGCCGACTGGCGCTTTCCGGCGCCGGGTGGTGACACGATCCTTCGGCCGCTGGCCTGTCTGAGGGTCAATAACGGACTGCTGATGCGCGACGCCGCGCTGGCCGGGCTTGGCATCACCTTGCTCCCGACCTTCTTCGTCCATCGCGAGCTTGCGAATGGATCGCTGGTGAATGTGGATGTCGGCGCCGAGGCCGAGGGGGCGACGATCCATCTCGCCTATCCGGCCAATCGCAGCCCCTCGGCCAAGCTGGGCGCGCTGGTGGCATGGCTTCGCACCGCCTTTGGAAGCCCTGCCTATTGGGACGCCTCTGCGGAGTAA
- a CDS encoding alpha/beta fold hydrolase, protein MIRSYLASAMLMLAATSASAQVPPFPPSFDTREIAANGTTIHVRIGGRGPAVLLLHGYGETGDMWAPLAADLMRDHLVIVPDLRGLGLSARPAGGYNKKTQGEDMAGVLDALKVGTVDLVTHDIGNMVGFAFAAEHRDRVRRFVLMDAPIPGIGPWDEILKNPLLWHFRFGGPDMERLVAGRERIYLDRFWNEFSARPERFSEASRQHYAALYALPGAMHAGFAQFAAFDQDAIDDRAFLAQGKLTMPVLAIGGEKSFGPTMAAVMRFAATDVQEQVIPDSGHWLMEEQPHATVAAVRAFLDTRP, encoded by the coding sequence ATGATCCGGTCTTATCTTGCCAGCGCGATGCTCATGCTCGCGGCGACGAGCGCCTCTGCGCAGGTGCCGCCCTTTCCGCCTTCCTTCGACACGCGGGAGATCGCCGCCAACGGCACGACGATCCATGTCCGCATCGGCGGTCGCGGGCCCGCCGTGCTACTGCTTCACGGCTATGGCGAGACGGGGGACATGTGGGCCCCGCTCGCCGCCGACCTGATGCGCGACCATCTCGTCATCGTGCCCGATCTGCGTGGCCTCGGCCTGTCCGCGCGACCGGCCGGCGGCTATAACAAGAAGACGCAGGGCGAGGACATGGCCGGCGTGCTGGATGCGCTGAAGGTCGGCACGGTCGATCTGGTCACGCACGATATCGGCAATATGGTCGGCTTCGCCTTCGCCGCCGAGCATCGCGACCGAGTGCGGCGCTTTGTCCTCATGGATGCGCCGATCCCCGGTATCGGACCCTGGGACGAGATCCTCAAAAATCCGCTCCTCTGGCACTTCCGCTTCGGCGGCCCCGATATGGAGCGGCTGGTCGCGGGTCGCGAGCGCATCTATCTGGATCGGTTCTGGAACGAATTCTCCGCCCGACCCGAGCGCTTCAGCGAAGCCTCCCGCCAGCATTATGCCGCGCTCTATGCGCTGCCCGGCGCGATGCATGCCGGCTTTGCGCAATTCGCCGCCTTCGACCAGGATGCGATCGACGATCGCGCTTTCCTGGCCCAAGGCAAGCTCACCATGCCCGTGCTCGCGATCGGAGGAGAGAAATCCTTCGGGCCGACGATGGCGGCGGTGATGCGCTTCGCCGCGACCGACGTGCAGGAGCAGGTGATCCCGGACTCCGGCCATTGGTTGATGGAAGAGCAGCCACACGCCACGGTCGCGGCGGTTCGCGCCTTTCTCGACACGCGGCCGTGA
- a CDS encoding SDR family NAD(P)-dependent oxidoreductase, with amino-acid sequence MIIDLSGKVALVTGSTEGIGFAIAKGLAEAGASVVINGRTSAKVDAAVARLGGSARGVASDLGSADGHDSLVAAVPRADIVVSNLGIFQPADFFDTDDATWDRHWQVNVMAAVRLARAYLPGMEANGWGRLLLLGSESAFNIPVEMIHYGVSKTADVALARGLAKRMAGTGVTVNSVLPGPTLSEGVAAMLEAEHARSGKSIGEVAADFVQAHRPSSILRRAASVEEVANMVVYLASPLASATTGAALRVDGGVIDTLM; translated from the coding sequence ATGATCATCGATCTCAGCGGCAAGGTCGCGCTTGTGACCGGCTCGACCGAAGGCATCGGCTTCGCCATCGCCAAAGGTCTGGCGGAGGCCGGGGCGAGCGTGGTGATCAACGGGCGGACGAGCGCCAAGGTCGATGCCGCGGTCGCGCGCCTCGGCGGGAGCGCCCGTGGCGTGGCGAGCGATCTCGGCAGCGCGGACGGCCATGACTCGCTTGTCGCCGCGGTGCCGCGGGCGGATATCGTGGTCAGCAATCTCGGCATCTTCCAGCCCGCCGATTTCTTCGACACCGACGATGCGACCTGGGACCGGCACTGGCAGGTCAACGTCATGGCCGCCGTCCGGCTCGCCCGCGCCTATCTGCCGGGCATGGAGGCGAATGGCTGGGGCCGGCTGCTCCTGCTCGGGTCGGAATCGGCCTTCAACATCCCGGTGGAGATGATCCATTATGGCGTGAGCAAGACCGCGGACGTCGCCCTGGCGCGCGGCCTGGCCAAGCGGATGGCCGGAACCGGCGTGACGGTGAACTCGGTCCTGCCGGGCCCGACCCTGTCCGAGGGCGTCGCGGCGATGCTCGAGGCCGAACACGCGCGATCGGGCAAGTCGATCGGGGAAGTCGCCGCCGACTTCGTCCAGGCGCATCGGCCGAGTTCGATCCTTCGCCGGGCGGCCAGCGTGGAGGAGGTCGCCAACATGGTCGTCTATCTGGCGTCCCCGCTGGCCTCCGCGACGACCGGCGCGGCCTTGCGCGTCGATGGCGGGGTCATCGACACGTTGATGTGA
- a CDS encoding alpha/beta fold hydrolase, protein MTLLPFPTVHGFGSVHGVPVLPDGFTQVFESYRIPTGEIALHAVIGGEGPPLLLLGGWPQNWYIWRDVMLPLAERFTLIVPDPRGLGLSDKPESGYDKGTIGRDLFGLMTALGHERFAMVGHDCGMWIGYAMAADQPERIERIALGEAIIPGVAVSPPLIPDERPLNDFLWHNNFCRVQAVTEALVAGREEIFFDYQFTKIPVPNPLPAQVRAFYINLIKMDRRTLTASFDYYRAIDADIPANRARMQRRLTMPVLGFAGELACAGAVEEQLGRVADDLRCTVIPGCGHFVPEEVPDRLIALLIPFLDPYRKGAA, encoded by the coding sequence ATGACATTGCTGCCCTTCCCGACCGTCCATGGCTTCGGCTCCGTTCATGGCGTGCCCGTGCTGCCGGACGGGTTCACGCAGGTGTTCGAGAGCTACCGCATACCGACCGGCGAGATCGCGCTGCATGCGGTGATCGGGGGCGAAGGACCGCCGCTGCTGCTGCTCGGCGGTTGGCCGCAGAATTGGTATATCTGGCGCGACGTGATGCTGCCGCTGGCGGAGCGCTTCACGCTGATCGTGCCCGATCCGCGCGGGCTGGGCCTGTCGGACAAGCCCGAGAGCGGGTACGACAAGGGGACGATCGGCCGCGATCTGTTTGGATTGATGACGGCGCTCGGCCACGAGCGGTTCGCCATGGTCGGCCATGATTGCGGCATGTGGATCGGCTACGCGATGGCGGCGGACCAGCCGGAGCGGATCGAGCGGATCGCGCTGGGCGAGGCGATCATCCCCGGCGTCGCCGTCTCGCCGCCGCTCATTCCTGACGAGCGACCGCTCAACGACTTCCTCTGGCACAATAATTTCTGCCGCGTGCAGGCGGTGACGGAGGCGCTGGTCGCGGGTCGCGAGGAGATTTTCTTCGACTATCAATTCACCAAGATCCCGGTGCCGAATCCGCTCCCGGCACAGGTGCGCGCCTTCTACATCAATCTCATCAAAATGGACCGCCGCACCCTCACCGCCAGCTTCGACTATTACCGGGCGATCGACGCGGACATTCCGGCGAACCGGGCGCGGATGCAGCGGCGCCTGACGATGCCGGTGCTCGGCTTTGCGGGCGAACTGGCCTGCGCGGGGGCGGTCGAGGAGCAGCTCGGCCGCGTCGCCGACGATCTGCGCTGCACCGTTATTCCGGGCTGCGGCCATTTCGTGCCCGAGGAAGTGCCGGACAGGCTGATCGCGCTGCTGATCCCGTTCCTCGATCCCTATCGCAAGGGCGCGGCCTGA
- a CDS encoding TetR/AcrR family transcriptional regulator has product MDKPRQRRSSGPRTFDRDEAVEIAMRLFRRYGYEGVSIADLTGAIGIAPPSLYAAFGSKAGLYREALDRYAALPGALEGMAGAETLEEAVSGLLEAAIRSVVTDERGCMISTGLVEGAPAQQDLARELRTRRQGLRGRIAAALRRWLSVEDADRLAAYLLAVQQGIAVQARDGADEAELLHIRDEVMIGVAVRHRSPAA; this is encoded by the coding sequence ATGGATAAGCCCCGCCAACGCCGGTCCTCCGGCCCGCGCACCTTCGACCGCGACGAGGCGGTCGAAATCGCGATGCGATTGTTCCGTCGCTATGGCTATGAGGGCGTCTCGATCGCGGACCTGACCGGGGCCATCGGCATCGCGCCGCCCAGCCTGTATGCGGCGTTCGGCAGCAAGGCGGGGCTTTATCGTGAAGCGCTCGATCGCTACGCGGCGCTTCCCGGCGCCCTCGAGGGCATGGCGGGCGCCGAGACATTGGAAGAGGCGGTATCGGGCTTGCTGGAAGCCGCGATCAGATCGGTCGTGACCGACGAGCGCGGGTGCATGATCTCGACCGGTCTGGTCGAGGGCGCGCCCGCGCAGCAGGATCTTGCTCGGGAACTGCGCACGCGCCGCCAGGGCCTGCGGGGCCGCATCGCGGCCGCGTTGCGCCGGTGGCTGAGCGTTGAGGATGCCGATCGCCTCGCCGCCTATCTTTTGGCCGTCCAGCAGGGCATCGCCGTGCAAGCGCGCGATGGCGCGGACGAAGCCGAGTTGCTGCACATCAGGGACGAGGTGATGATCGGCGTGGCGGTACGCCACCGATCGCCTGCGGCGTAG
- a CDS encoding zinc-dependent alcohol dehydrogenase family protein yields MPVPGRGELLIRIAAVALNYRDKMVIETGRGLPLAFPFTPGSDFAGTIVAHGSDSDRFSVGDRVIPHFTPEWIDGRRPGDARTPAYRTLGGFYPGVLAEYVVLPDSWLVKAPTTLSDAEAATLPVAGLTAWFALVERAGVRAGDTVLIPSTGGVALFGLQIAKAHGAQVIVWSEGDMLDKARAIGADHCLDRDRADLREAVYAITGDRGVDHVLEVVGGGHLARSVELVAVGGHICQIGALDGFDLSAPAMPLMLKDVTIHGIGTGHRTALERLVRAVDQTGLKPVIDSRYGLAELPAALDRLDRGPFGKIIVEFG; encoded by the coding sequence ATGCCGGTGCCCGGTCGCGGCGAGCTGCTCATCCGCATCGCCGCGGTGGCGCTCAATTACCGGGACAAGATGGTGATCGAGACGGGGCGGGGGCTGCCGCTCGCTTTTCCCTTCACACCGGGATCGGACTTCGCGGGAACGATCGTGGCGCACGGATCGGACAGCGATCGGTTCTCGGTGGGCGACCGGGTGATCCCGCATTTCACGCCCGAGTGGATCGACGGGCGGCGCCCCGGCGATGCCCGCACGCCCGCCTATCGCACGCTGGGCGGCTTCTATCCCGGCGTGCTCGCCGAGTATGTCGTGCTGCCGGACTCCTGGCTGGTGAAGGCGCCCACCACCCTCTCCGACGCCGAGGCGGCGACGCTGCCGGTCGCGGGGCTGACCGCCTGGTTCGCGCTGGTCGAGCGCGCGGGCGTCCGGGCGGGCGACACGGTGCTGATTCCCAGCACGGGCGGCGTCGCGCTGTTCGGCCTTCAGATCGCCAAGGCGCATGGCGCGCAGGTGATCGTCTGGTCCGAGGGCGACATGCTGGACAAGGCGCGCGCGATCGGCGCCGACCATTGCCTCGACCGCGATCGCGCCGACCTGCGGGAGGCGGTCTACGCCATCACCGGCGATCGCGGGGTCGATCATGTGCTCGAGGTGGTCGGTGGCGGCCATCTCGCGCGTTCGGTCGAACTCGTCGCAGTGGGCGGCCATATCTGCCAGATCGGCGCGCTCGACGGGTTCGATCTCAGCGCACCCGCCATGCCGCTCATGCTGAAGGACGTGACGATCCACGGCATCGGCACGGGCCACCGGACCGCGCTCGAGCGGCTCGTGCGCGCGGTCGATCAGACCGGGCTCAAGCCGGTGATCGACAGCCGATATGGGCTGGCCGAGCTGCCGGCGGCGCTCGATCGGCTGGATCGCGGGCCATTCGGCAAGATCATCGTCGAGTTCGGCTGA
- a CDS encoding LysR family transcriptional regulator yields MAAFAAVAAERSFVRAARRLDLSPTALSRRIAALEDRLGTRLFNRTTRSVSLTETGAAMLADVTPAMAGLDAACARAAGHERRPRGRVRINLPRIAAIKLVQPVLPIFASRYPEVEIDLVIDDHVRDIVGDGFDAGVRLGGLVQKDMTAVRLTPEFRMMAVCSPAYLRDRLAPRRPADLLDHRCLTYRFSETGLLQKWAFDDGAGPVVIDPGHALTSNDTRLLLDCALAGMGIAYLGEPLVAEFVSSGLLIQLLRDWTPPVGAFYLYHPGRRLMPPALRAFIDVLVTEGQTRMRRA; encoded by the coding sequence TTGGCCGCCTTCGCCGCGGTCGCGGCGGAGCGCAGTTTCGTCCGCGCGGCGCGCCGGCTGGATCTTTCCCCGACCGCCCTCAGCCGCCGGATCGCTGCGCTCGAGGATCGGCTCGGAACGCGGCTTTTCAACCGCACCACCCGCAGCGTGTCGCTGACGGAAACGGGTGCGGCCATGCTCGCCGATGTCACGCCGGCGATGGCGGGGCTCGACGCCGCCTGCGCGCGCGCCGCCGGCCACGAACGCCGCCCGCGCGGCCGGGTCCGCATCAATCTGCCCCGGATCGCAGCGATCAAGCTTGTGCAGCCAGTGCTGCCGATCTTCGCGTCGCGCTATCCGGAGGTCGAAATCGATCTCGTGATCGACGATCATGTGCGTGATATCGTCGGCGACGGGTTCGACGCGGGTGTGCGGCTCGGCGGTCTCGTGCAGAAGGATATGACGGCGGTGAGGCTCACGCCCGAGTTCCGCATGATGGCGGTGTGTTCGCCGGCCTATCTGCGCGACCGGCTCGCCCCGCGGCGGCCCGCCGATCTGCTGGATCATCGCTGCCTCACCTATCGCTTCTCCGAGACCGGACTGCTCCAGAAATGGGCGTTCGACGATGGCGCCGGGCCGGTCGTGATCGATCCTGGCCATGCGCTCACATCGAACGACACGCGCTTGCTGTTGGATTGTGCGCTGGCCGGCATGGGCATCGCCTATCTCGGCGAGCCGCTGGTGGCGGAATTCGTCTCGTCGGGCCTGCTGATCCAGCTGCTGCGCGATTGGACTCCGCCGGTCGGCGCCTTTTACCTGTACCATCCGGGGCGTCGGCTGATGCCGCCCGCCTTGCGCGCGTTCATCGATGTCCTCGTCACGGAGGGCCAGACCAGGATGCGGCGGGCCTGA
- a CDS encoding DUF1428 domain-containing protein, giving the protein MYICGLVIPVPDDSKEAYRRWAENSADFFKDYGCLEIVECWEDFIPNGVQTDFRKAVAARDGEKIVFTWQVWSDKASFQAAEEKMHHDPRMDSAGTPPFDAKRLILGCFQPIARMTRDGALPALC; this is encoded by the coding sequence ATGTACATTTGCGGCCTCGTCATTCCGGTGCCCGACGACAGCAAAGAAGCCTATCGCCGCTGGGCTGAGAACAGCGCAGACTTCTTCAAGGACTATGGGTGCCTCGAGATCGTCGAATGCTGGGAAGACTTCATCCCCAACGGAGTGCAGACCGACTTCCGCAAGGCAGTCGCGGCGCGGGACGGCGAGAAGATTGTCTTCACCTGGCAAGTGTGGAGCGACAAGGCGTCGTTCCAAGCGGCCGAGGAGAAGATGCACCACGATCCTCGGATGGACTCCGCCGGGACCCCGCCCTTCGATGCCAAGCGACTCATCCTTGGTTGCTTCCAGCCGATCGCGCGGATGACCCGCGACGGGGCCTTGCCTGCCCTGTGCTGA
- a CDS encoding LysR family transcriptional regulator → MEVSLADLTAFSTVARYRSFRAAADAMGVSRSSLSHAVRGLEERLGVRLLHRTTRSVSPTEVGARLLRRLGPVLGELDAALAEAAGAEGPAGPLRINALEAAARWLLAEVVPAFLDRHPRVELDLVVDDRLVDIVAEGFDAGVRLREAVPQDMVAVPFGGEARFLAVASPAYLAAQGEPATPEDLKRHRCIRQRLASGKPYRWEFQKGRQELTVDVPGALTLNNSGLMVAAAIAGLGIAFVPERAAAAAFAEGRLRPVLADWSPSIAGLCLYFPGHRHVPTALRAFADAVRAAGRQR, encoded by the coding sequence ATGGAGGTTTCGCTCGCCGACCTGACCGCCTTCTCCACGGTCGCGCGCTATCGCAGCTTTCGCGCCGCCGCCGACGCGATGGGCGTGTCGCGCTCGTCGCTCAGCCATGCGGTGCGTGGCCTGGAGGAAAGGCTTGGGGTGAGGCTGCTCCACCGGACCACCCGCAGCGTCTCACCGACCGAGGTGGGCGCGCGGCTGCTGCGGCGACTGGGGCCCGTGCTCGGCGAACTCGATGCGGCGCTGGCGGAGGCCGCCGGGGCGGAGGGGCCGGCGGGTCCGCTCCGGATCAACGCGCTGGAGGCCGCGGCGCGCTGGCTGCTGGCCGAGGTCGTGCCCGCCTTCCTCGATCGGCATCCGCGCGTGGAGCTTGATCTTGTGGTCGATGATCGCCTCGTCGATATCGTCGCCGAGGGGTTCGATGCCGGGGTACGCCTGCGCGAGGCCGTGCCGCAGGATATGGTGGCGGTGCCATTTGGCGGGGAGGCCCGCTTCCTGGCCGTGGCGTCCCCGGCCTATCTCGCGGCACAGGGCGAACCCGCCACGCCCGAAGACCTGAAGCGCCACCGCTGTATTCGCCAGCGACTGGCGAGCGGCAAGCCCTATCGCTGGGAGTTCCAGAAAGGACGGCAGGAGCTAACCGTCGACGTGCCCGGCGCGCTGACGCTCAACAATAGTGGCTTGATGGTTGCGGCGGCGATCGCCGGGCTCGGCATCGCGTTCGTACCCGAGCGCGCGGCGGCGGCGGCCTTCGCCGAGGGGCGGCTGCGTCCGGTGCTCGCCGATTGGTCGCCGAGCATAGCGGGCTTGTGCCTCTATTTCCCCGGCCATCGCCATGTGCCGACCGCGCTGCGCGCCTTCGCGGACGCGGTCCGCGCGGCGGGGCGGCAGCGGTGA
- a CDS encoding SDR family oxidoreductase: MTILHQPMPICASNRTNRARLHPARERRSIMKTWFITGASSGLGRDMTEKLLARGDRVAATVRRADALADLAATHGDRLRILTLDVTDTEALRHAIDAAFAALGRIDLVVSNAGYGLFGAAEEVSDAQIARQLATNLLASIQLIRAVLPHLRAQGGGRIVQLSSEGGQIAYPSFSLYHASKWGIEGFVEAVRQEVARFGIDCLLVEPGPTGTNFGASLDIADAMDAYAATPAGDVRRMVADGAFPIRGDAGRTVDAMIAAADAAHPTLRLTLGSAAYRNVERGLSQRLEALRAQRDIAFAADRPE; the protein is encoded by the coding sequence GTGACGATCCTTCACCAGCCCATGCCGATTTGCGCCTCTAATCGCACCAATCGCGCCCGTCTACATCCGGCGCGTGAGAGGAGATCAATCATGAAGACCTGGTTCATCACCGGCGCCTCGTCGGGCCTTGGCCGCGACATGACGGAGAAGCTGCTGGCCCGCGGCGACCGCGTCGCGGCGACCGTGCGTCGCGCGGACGCACTTGCCGATCTTGCCGCCACGCATGGCGACCGGCTGCGCATCCTCACGCTCGACGTGACCGACACGGAAGCGTTGCGGCACGCGATCGATGCGGCGTTCGCGGCGCTTGGCCGCATCGACCTGGTGGTCAGCAACGCCGGCTACGGCCTGTTCGGGGCGGCGGAGGAGGTGAGCGACGCGCAGATCGCGCGACAGCTGGCGACCAACCTCCTCGCCTCGATCCAGCTCATCCGCGCAGTCCTGCCGCACCTGCGCGCCCAAGGGGGCGGCCGCATCGTCCAGCTATCGTCCGAGGGCGGGCAGATCGCCTATCCGAGCTTCAGCCTCTATCACGCGAGCAAATGGGGGATTGAGGGTTTCGTAGAGGCGGTACGGCAGGAGGTGGCGCGCTTCGGTATCGACTGTCTTCTCGTCGAGCCGGGGCCGACTGGCACCAATTTCGGCGCATCGCTCGACATCGCCGACGCGATGGACGCCTATGCAGCGACGCCGGCGGGCGACGTGCGGCGCATGGTCGCGGACGGGGCCTTTCCCATCCGGGGCGATGCAGGGCGAACGGTCGACGCGATGATCGCGGCGGCGGACGCCGCGCACCCGACGCTGCGGCTCACGCTCGGCAGTGCCGCCTATCGAAATGTCGAGCGTGGATTGAGCCAGCGCCTCGAGGCCCTGCGCGCCCAACGCGACATCGCCTTCGCCGCCGATCGCCCGGAATAA
- a CDS encoding LLM class flavin-dependent oxidoreductase translates to MKKIGFLSFGHWSPDAGSQTRSARDVLLQSIDLAVAAEALGADGAYFRVHHFARQLASPFPLLAAVAARTSRIEIGTGVIDMRYENPFYMVEDAGAADLISGGRLQLGISRGSPEQVIEGWRHFGYAPAPGESASDMGRRHGERFVALLDGRGFAEPNPQPMFANPPGLLRLEPHSDTLRDRIWWGSASDATAIWAAQKGLNLQTSTLKADESGEPLAIQQARQIRKFREAWAAAGHARTPRVSVSRSIFPILTDLDRAYFGRDRGGDHIGVIDDMRAVFGRTYAAEPDRLIEQLRGDAAIAEADTLLLTIPNQLGVAYNAHVLEAVLTHVAPALGWR, encoded by the coding sequence ATGAAGAAGATCGGCTTCCTCTCGTTCGGGCATTGGTCGCCGGACGCGGGATCGCAGACGCGATCGGCGCGCGACGTGCTGCTGCAATCCATCGATCTCGCGGTCGCAGCCGAGGCGCTGGGGGCGGACGGCGCCTATTTCCGGGTGCATCATTTCGCCCGCCAGCTCGCCTCGCCCTTCCCGCTCCTGGCGGCGGTGGCGGCGCGCACCAGCCGGATCGAGATCGGCACCGGCGTGATCGACATGCGCTATGAAAACCCCTTCTACATGGTCGAGGATGCCGGCGCGGCCGACCTGATTTCGGGCGGACGGCTCCAGCTCGGGATCAGCCGTGGCTCTCCCGAGCAGGTGATCGAGGGCTGGCGCCATTTCGGCTATGCCCCCGCGCCGGGGGAAAGCGCGTCCGACATGGGCCGGCGCCATGGCGAACGCTTCGTCGCGCTGCTGGATGGTCGCGGTTTCGCCGAGCCCAATCCCCAGCCCATGTTCGCCAACCCGCCCGGCCTGCTGCGGCTGGAACCGCATTCGGACACGCTGCGCGACCGGATCTGGTGGGGTTCGGCCTCGGACGCGACCGCCATCTGGGCGGCGCAGAAGGGGCTCAACCTCCAGACCTCGACGCTCAAGGCCGATGAGAGCGGCGAGCCGCTCGCCATCCAGCAGGCGCGGCAGATCCGCAAGTTCCGCGAAGCCTGGGCCGCCGCGGGCCATGCCCGCACGCCGCGCGTCTCGGTGTCGCGCTCGATCTTCCCGATCCTCACCGATCTCGATCGCGCCTATTTCGGTCGCGACCGGGGCGGCGACCATATAGGCGTGATCGACGATATGCGCGCGGTCTTCGGCCGCACCTATGCCGCCGAGCCGGACCGGCTGATCGAGCAGCTTCGCGGCGACGCGGCGATTGCCGAGGCGGATACGCTGCTGCTCACCATCCCCAACCAGCTCGGCGTCGCCTATAATGCGCATGTGCTCGAGGCGGTGCTCACGCATGTCGCCCCGGCGCTGGGCTGGCGGTGA